The Rufibacter sp. DG15C region CAGAAACAGGTTTACGTGACCGCGTGAGCTATGTCTTGCAACAAGGCAAGATACGTTTTGTATTAACAACGTCTTTGGTGCCAGAGTCCCCTATCTCTGAGCACGTGCGCTTGCATGGTGACGGCGTGAAAGTTATGGCCCTGTGGGTGGATGATGCTTATAAGTCTTATGAGGAAACCACTAAGCGCGGCGCCAAGTCGGCGGGTGAGCCACAGACTTTATCAGATGAGTTCGGCGAAGTGAAAATGGCTTCCATCTATACGTACGGCGAGACCATCCACACCTTTGTGGAGCGCAAGAACTACACCGGTGCTTTCATGCCGGGGTTCGTGGCCAAGAAAAGCTCAGTGCCCGTTTCTCCAATTGGCTTAAAGCACGTAGACCACTGCGTAGGCAACGTGGGCTGGGGCGAAATGAACACCTGGGTGAAGTTTTATGAGGAAGTAATGGGCTTCCAGTTGCTCTTGACCTTTGACGATGAGGACATCTCTACCGAGTATTCTGCTCTAATGTCTAAGGTAATGAGCAACGGCAACGGCTACGTGAAATTCCCGATCAACGAGCCCGCTGAAGGCAAGAAAAAGTCGCAGATTGAAGAGTACCTGGATTTCTATCATAGCCCGGGCGTGCAGCACATCGCCATTGCTACGGATGACATTGTGAGCACTGTAGGTGAATTGCGCAGACGCGGCATAGAATTCCTTTCTGTGCCAGCATCCTACTATACAGACCTAGCGGACCGGGTAGGCAAGATTGACGAAGACATGAAGCCATTGCAGGACCTCAACATTCTGGTGGACCGTGACAATGAAGGCTATCTTTTGCAAATCTTCACCAAGCCCGCCCAGGACAGACCTACCGTCTTTTTTGAAATCATACAG contains the following coding sequences:
- the hppD gene encoding 4-hydroxyphenylpyruvate dioxygenase, with the translated sequence MATDFLPLNGTDYIEFYVGNAKQAAYFYQSAFGFEQVAYAGPETGLRDRVSYVLQQGKIRFVLTTSLVPESPISEHVRLHGDGVKVMALWVDDAYKSYEETTKRGAKSAGEPQTLSDEFGEVKMASIYTYGETIHTFVERKNYTGAFMPGFVAKKSSVPVSPIGLKHVDHCVGNVGWGEMNTWVKFYEEVMGFQLLLTFDDEDISTEYSALMSKVMSNGNGYVKFPINEPAEGKKKSQIEEYLDFYHSPGVQHIAIATDDIVSTVGELRRRGIEFLSVPASYYTDLADRVGKIDEDMKPLQDLNILVDRDNEGYLLQIFTKPAQDRPTVFFEIIQRKGAKSFGKGNFKALFESIEREQALRGNL